A window from Shewanella livingstonensis encodes these proteins:
- a CDS encoding M61 family metallopeptidase: MKPTSLAILTSSAIFSMSWAMPALADVDYHIDINQPAHHLAQVSVSFPQTDAQVLTVNLPVWRTGRYQVLPIADGIRLFNATDSKGRSLPWKRTASGEWQIALIQPTSVKVTYQLHANELGERLRHIDSSHAFLDASGVFMYSAAFRQQPVTVNMTVPKGWESYSGMDKGRKSHSFKAANYDVLVDSPIETGISQHFSFEADDRQYEVVFWGEGNYDTTQILTDLRKISGQASEIWDGYPFERYVYMVHATSGARGATEHLNSTVIQLPRFNFREREDYLRFISTASHEFIHSWNVKSYRPQGLVPYDYQSENMSDLLWMAEGSTSYFQNQLLLRAGVITAKEFFDDLSQRIVLNQQNPGREIQSVAEASLGQWSSTWGDYAVNHSVNIYSEGYLASMALDFSLLSDTQLAHSYRDVHKALYQQYKIPLSYNVADVQSILKNLSGKDYQSWWTEYVNQPFSLPFDDLLAHAGLITTYGQSPKTEVDAGMMLSGLYNDLTIASVLRNGPAWNAGIAAGDEIVAVNGLKVTADGLTKRLNDFAVGDTIKLSIFSDERLKDVSLQLTEQPKGDLSITSVDEVTDAQKAFYKAWLGVDWPFDDKGGWIKSTD; the protein is encoded by the coding sequence GTGAAACCTACTTCTCTTGCTATTTTAACCAGCAGTGCCATTTTTTCGATGAGTTGGGCTATGCCAGCCCTTGCTGATGTCGATTACCATATTGATATTAATCAGCCCGCGCACCATTTAGCTCAGGTGAGTGTGTCATTTCCTCAAACTGACGCGCAGGTATTAACCGTTAATCTACCCGTATGGCGGACGGGTAGATATCAAGTATTACCCATTGCCGATGGCATAAGATTGTTTAATGCGACTGACAGTAAAGGCCGATCGTTACCCTGGAAGCGAACTGCCAGCGGCGAATGGCAAATAGCCTTAATCCAACCTACATCAGTTAAGGTGACTTACCAACTACATGCTAATGAACTTGGTGAGCGTTTACGTCATATTGACAGTAGTCATGCATTTTTAGATGCCAGTGGCGTATTTATGTATAGCGCTGCTTTTCGTCAGCAACCTGTTACGGTTAATATGACTGTGCCTAAAGGCTGGGAAAGTTATTCTGGTATGGACAAAGGCCGCAAGTCCCATTCGTTCAAAGCCGCCAATTATGATGTATTAGTTGACTCGCCAATTGAAACGGGAATAAGCCAGCATTTTAGTTTTGAGGCTGATGATCGTCAATATGAGGTGGTATTTTGGGGTGAGGGTAATTATGACACGACTCAAATTCTTACCGATTTACGTAAAATAAGCGGCCAAGCCTCAGAGATTTGGGACGGTTATCCTTTTGAACGCTATGTCTATATGGTGCATGCTACTAGTGGAGCTCGCGGCGCTACAGAACATCTTAATTCTACTGTGATTCAATTACCGCGATTTAATTTTCGTGAGCGTGAAGACTATTTACGTTTTATCAGTACTGCTTCGCATGAGTTTATCCATAGTTGGAATGTAAAATCATACCGCCCTCAAGGATTAGTCCCTTACGATTATCAATCTGAAAATATGAGTGATTTACTGTGGATGGCCGAAGGCTCAACCAGTTATTTTCAAAATCAATTATTGTTACGTGCTGGAGTGATAACTGCCAAAGAGTTTTTTGACGATTTAAGTCAGCGAATTGTATTGAATCAACAAAATCCTGGTCGTGAAATTCAATCTGTTGCAGAAGCCAGTTTAGGCCAATGGAGCAGTACTTGGGGCGATTATGCGGTTAATCACAGTGTGAATATTTACTCTGAAGGTTACCTGGCTTCAATGGCACTTGATTTTAGTTTGTTAAGCGATACGCAACTTGCTCATTCATATAGAGATGTCCATAAAGCGCTTTATCAACAATACAAAATTCCATTAAGTTATAACGTCGCGGACGTGCAATCTATTTTAAAAAACCTTTCTGGTAAAGACTACCAATCGTGGTGGACTGAATATGTAAACCAGCCATTTAGTTTACCTTTTGATGACTTGTTGGCACATGCTGGTTTGATCACGACTTATGGTCAATCTCCTAAAACCGAAGTCGATGCTGGAATGATGTTGTCTGGCTTATATAACGATTTAACCATTGCTAGTGTGCTTAGAAATGGTCCTGCCTGGAATGCTGGTATTGCTGCTGGCGATGAAATTGTGGCGGTTAATGGATTAAAAGTGACGGCGGATGGACTGACTAAGCGCCTTAATGATTTTGCTGTTGGTGATACGATTAAGCTGAGTATATTCAGTGATGAACGTTTAAAAGACGTAAGCCTACAATTAACGGAGCAACCTAAAGGTGACTTATCTATTACATCTGTAGATGAGGTTACCGACGCTCAGAAAGCATTTTATAAGGCGTGGTTGGGTGTTGATTGGCCGTTTGATGATAAAGGTGGTTGGATTAAATCTACTGACTAA
- the phoB gene encoding phosphate regulon transcriptional regulator PhoB encodes MTARILIVEDESAIREMLTFVMDQHGFTTAAAEDFDSAIELLKEPYPDLILLDWMFPGGSGIQLAKRLKQDEFTRQIPIIMLTARGEEEDKVKGLEVGADDYITKPFSPKELVARIKAVLRRSAPTRLEETIDVQGLQLDPVSHRVTVGDAVLDMGPTEFRLLHFFMTHPERVYSREQLLDNVWGTNVYVEDRTVDVHIRRLRKAVEEGGHDKLIQTVRGAGYRFSTRM; translated from the coding sequence ATGACAGCTAGGATATTAATAGTAGAAGATGAATCAGCAATCCGTGAGATGCTGACATTTGTGATGGATCAACATGGTTTTACGACAGCTGCTGCTGAAGATTTTGATTCGGCGATTGAGTTGCTTAAAGAGCCATATCCAGATTTAATTTTATTGGATTGGATGTTCCCTGGTGGTAGTGGCATTCAATTAGCTAAACGGTTAAAGCAAGATGAATTTACTCGTCAGATCCCGATTATAATGCTGACAGCTCGAGGTGAAGAGGAAGATAAAGTTAAAGGCCTCGAAGTAGGAGCTGATGACTACATAACGAAACCTTTTTCACCTAAAGAACTCGTCGCACGAATTAAAGCTGTGTTGCGCAGAAGTGCACCTACTCGCTTAGAAGAAACCATTGATGTGCAGGGATTACAACTTGATCCTGTGAGTCATAGAGTAACCGTTGGTGATGCAGTGCTCGACATGGGACCGACAGAGTTTCGCTTGTTGCATTTCTTTATGACCCATCCTGAGCGTGTATATAGCCGAGAGCAGTTACTCGATAACGTTTGGGGTACCAATGTGTATGTTGAAGACCGAACTGTAGATGTACACATTAGACGCTTACGCAAAGCGGTAGAAGAGGGTGGACATGATAAATTGATCCAAACAGTTCGTGGTGCAGGTTACCGATTCTCAACTAGAATGTAA
- a CDS encoding PstS family phosphate ABC transporter substrate-binding protein, translating into MKLKKLVGAITLTAAGVFSAASMAAIDPTLPSYEKTSGVSGNLSSVGSDTLANMMTLWAEEFKHVYPNVNIQIQAAGSSTAPPALTEGTSQFGPMSRKMKPNEVEAFEKHFGYKPTAVRVAIDALAVFVHKDNPITGLSIEQIDAIFSSTHKCGGKEVNRWGDAGLDGNWAAKDIQLYGRNSVSGTYGYFKEKALCKGDFRPNVNEQPGSASVVQSVSQSLNAIGYSGIGYKTAGVKAVAISKKGDKFIEATAANAADGTYPLSRYLYVYVNKHPNKDLSPMDREFLRFVLSKQGQQIVEKDGYVPLPASVITKDLDKVGIKL; encoded by the coding sequence ATGAAACTGAAAAAACTTGTCGGCGCGATTACTCTTACAGCCGCTGGCGTATTCTCAGCAGCATCTATGGCTGCTATTGATCCAACTTTACCATCATATGAAAAAACAAGTGGTGTTTCTGGTAACTTGTCTTCTGTTGGTTCTGATACTTTAGCAAATATGATGACGTTATGGGCTGAAGAGTTCAAACATGTTTACCCAAACGTTAATATCCAAATTCAGGCAGCAGGTTCTTCTACTGCGCCACCAGCGTTAACAGAAGGTACTTCTCAGTTCGGCCCAATGAGCCGCAAGATGAAGCCTAATGAAGTTGAAGCATTTGAAAAACATTTTGGCTACAAGCCGACAGCTGTTCGTGTTGCTATTGATGCGTTAGCAGTATTTGTGCATAAAGATAACCCTATTACAGGCTTAAGCATTGAACAAATTGATGCTATCTTTTCTTCTACACACAAGTGTGGCGGTAAAGAAGTTAACCGTTGGGGTGATGCTGGTTTAGATGGTAATTGGGCTGCTAAAGATATTCAGCTTTATGGTCGTAACTCAGTATCGGGTACTTACGGTTACTTTAAAGAAAAAGCGTTATGTAAAGGTGACTTCCGTCCAAACGTGAACGAACAGCCTGGTTCTGCATCAGTAGTACAGTCTGTATCACAGTCATTAAATGCTATAGGTTACTCAGGTATTGGTTACAAAACAGCGGGCGTAAAAGCAGTCGCTATCTCTAAGAAAGGTGATAAGTTTATCGAAGCAACAGCAGCAAATGCAGCAGACGGTACTTACCCATTATCACGTTACTTATATGTTTATGTTAACAAGCACCCTAACAAAGACTTATCACCAATGGATCGTGAGTTCTTACGCTTCGTATTGTCTAAGCAAGGTCAGCAAATTGTTGAGAAAGATGGTTATGTTCCATTACCAGCATCTGTGATTACAAAAGATTTAGATAAAGTGGGGATTAAGCTTTAA
- a CDS encoding sensor domain-containing diguanylate cyclase, which translates to MKESNTAITQISLMKQKLHAAKLALEEINIDRNDKLKTLIQFISHLSLACKGQNLELDNKLAKLRHHMHDFEQIDEALPELVDIERLLKSQYSHTMTRLEDSRNGLNRVIRQIQRINAAPDKLKKEITYFKQELSKPFHTVWEYIPKVEKLIFFYEEILKHEFADADDYEILPQHIQLAKELAAKIAEIEFRKDQRDQILVIKEVLLGDISLSNLLESYQAILSLLLENIAREKSASQDFLFALNDALTIVRDVVNNTYNNSQRGEQLKGQLNKEINLRVNTADELVISADNLNQLKVQLTVQLSSLRDVLSRKEALEQREQTLLRKSIESMRKELNSMSQEANNYKEKLFEHQKLNLLDPLTQLANRTALEDRMEQEYRNHIRFKTPLWIAITDIDHFKGINDSFGHSTGDKTLQVIAMALKNSLRDSEFVARYGGEEFVLLLPDITDEHISQLLNRVREKIKNIPFKFKNQRITVTLSIGAAQVMENETLEEAFERADAALYQAKNNGRDRVVIDI; encoded by the coding sequence ATGAAAGAGTCAAATACAGCGATAACTCAAATTTCATTGATGAAGCAAAAGCTCCATGCAGCTAAACTTGCTCTTGAAGAGATAAATATCGATCGCAATGACAAATTGAAAACACTGATTCAATTTATCTCTCATCTTAGTCTTGCTTGCAAAGGACAAAATTTAGAGCTCGATAATAAACTGGCTAAATTGCGTCATCATATGCATGATTTTGAACAAATTGACGAAGCACTTCCAGAATTAGTCGACATTGAAAGGTTATTGAAATCCCAATATAGCCATACTATGACTCGCTTAGAGGACAGTCGAAATGGGCTCAATCGAGTGATCCGCCAGATCCAACGTATTAATGCTGCACCTGATAAATTAAAAAAAGAAATCACCTATTTTAAACAAGAATTAAGCAAGCCATTTCACACGGTATGGGAATATATACCCAAAGTTGAAAAGCTGATTTTTTTCTATGAAGAAATTTTAAAACACGAATTTGCCGATGCTGATGATTATGAAATTTTACCGCAACATATTCAACTAGCCAAAGAACTTGCCGCAAAGATCGCCGAAATTGAATTTAGAAAAGATCAGCGAGACCAAATTTTAGTCATAAAAGAAGTATTGCTTGGTGATATCAGCTTAAGCAACTTGCTCGAATCTTACCAAGCCATATTAAGCTTATTATTAGAGAATATTGCTCGCGAAAAAAGCGCATCGCAAGACTTTTTATTTGCGCTTAATGATGCCCTGACAATCGTTCGCGATGTCGTCAATAACACCTATAACAATAGCCAACGTGGTGAACAGCTCAAAGGGCAACTCAATAAAGAGATAAATTTACGCGTTAATACCGCTGACGAACTGGTTATTAGTGCCGATAATCTTAACCAATTAAAAGTTCAACTAACCGTACAGTTGTCTTCACTTCGTGATGTACTCTCTCGTAAAGAAGCGCTAGAACAACGCGAACAAACACTATTACGTAAGTCGATTGAGTCGATGCGTAAAGAGCTCAATTCGATGAGCCAAGAAGCCAATAACTACAAAGAAAAGCTATTTGAGCATCAAAAACTCAATCTGCTTGATCCGCTCACTCAATTAGCCAATCGTACCGCGTTAGAAGACCGTATGGAGCAAGAATATCGCAACCATATTCGTTTTAAAACGCCGCTATGGATAGCCATTACCGACATAGACCATTTTAAAGGTATTAATGATAGTTTTGGCCACAGTACTGGCGATAAAACCCTACAAGTCATCGCTATGGCCTTAAAAAATTCATTACGTGACAGTGAGTTTGTTGCCCGCTATGGTGGCGAAGAATTTGTATTATTATTACCTGATATCACCGATGAACATATCTCTCAATTATTAAACCGTGTGAGAGAGAAAATTAAAAATATTCCGTTTAAGTTTAAAAATCAGAGAATTACAGTTACATTATCTATAGGCGCTGCACAAGTGATGGAAAATGAAACGCTTGAAGAAGCGTTCGAAAGAGCCGATGCAGCATTATACCAAGCAAAAAACAACGGCAGAGACCGAGTCGTTATTGATATCTAG
- a CDS encoding glutathione S-transferase family protein — protein MKLYGSFTSPFVRHCRIALLESTLDYQFIETDQDSSAKLSPTKRVPFLHDGALSLTDSSAILRYIRHKSAKTYLDTVIELDQFCMINTALDSSINLFFLSRDGVDIERFDYTIRQAQRIKATLAEFEQFELPQHGPFNDVQLRLGCYLSWAVFRQRINIEDYPKLKLFLAVIEKEPFFIETAPT, from the coding sequence ATGAAACTTTACGGTAGCTTTACGTCTCCTTTTGTTCGTCATTGCCGAATAGCCTTATTAGAATCAACATTAGATTATCAATTTATTGAAACAGATCAGGATAGTAGCGCAAAGTTATCGCCAACTAAACGGGTACCGTTTTTGCACGATGGAGCGTTATCATTAACGGATTCCAGCGCAATATTACGCTATATACGTCATAAGTCGGCAAAAACGTATCTTGATACTGTGATAGAACTTGATCAGTTTTGCATGATCAATACTGCGCTAGACAGTTCAATTAATTTGTTTTTCTTGTCTCGTGATGGTGTTGATATTGAGCGGTTTGATTACACAATAAGACAAGCACAGCGAATTAAAGCAACCTTAGCAGAGTTTGAACAATTCGAGCTACCGCAGCACGGGCCGTTTAATGATGTACAGTTGAGATTAGGCTGTTATTTAAGTTGGGCGGTTTTTCGCCAACGGATTAATATCGAAGACTACCCAAAACTGAAACTGTTTTTAGCTGTAATAGAAAAAGAGCCATTTTTTATTGAAACGGCTCCAACTTAA
- a CDS encoding tetratricopeptide repeat protein: MKTTEFPLQFSNNVEFEQAAGELGYPPNELHRDLELLARLNLEAKLTSQTKYQDAKLLITQLNAIASTTLEQAVVIMLKARIKGRQHQEYNQVIVEYNDALNMVNTDVSLEGTLFKATLHEQLSMLHVLLLQPTPALSHLNRYREIAYQLHNNYFISDAESQLGRYYNLNGDQAKSLQHYSEAFRLANNIDYPGIKAHTQLNLARTYRDLEQWGDALKYAHNAAEIFQTIGQDVYLSETLTVMAMIYAGQGQWNKTIDYYLNVQQVNERMDNKIAIGLTYHNLGEAYFKLNNIQAALNVMQRANDIFRERKVEHYLVHNELLFAEITASEGMWDKTIEHAKKAIKLAKKKQLTEVQTEALGYLSTAYRKINNLNAALETVDAIVELINNSQDKTDQTNDFSELTEQKLKFELGLLHNKLEQKTAKNKYNQFIILVLIIIFSIAIILLIFIYRKFQQRNILYLNAQRLNTIDPMTQAQGYRAFIQRINTLKNNEPKTLALVNINELNNIDIQLGLTESVTLMQHFNDQFSQHLDTEVFTIRSGVIGCYFDKHYDADIILNAVIESLKQLKATQFTIPNFALKSAELHASIGHISLPLLANPDVSISAELKFETLQYALAAAMEITEQPAYVSLRPLNFAPAAIFMRPLYLNLTQALSRGIIRAESNRNTHDINWPKN; this comes from the coding sequence ATGAAGACCACTGAATTTCCTTTACAGTTCTCAAATAACGTGGAATTTGAACAAGCTGCAGGAGAGTTAGGCTACCCACCAAATGAGCTTCATCGTGATTTAGAGTTATTAGCTCGGCTTAATTTGGAAGCCAAACTAACATCGCAAACTAAGTATCAAGATGCCAAACTGCTCATAACCCAATTAAATGCTATCGCATCAACAACACTTGAACAAGCGGTTGTGATAATGCTTAAAGCACGAATTAAGGGACGTCAACACCAAGAATATAATCAGGTTATCGTTGAATATAATGATGCGTTAAATATGGTTAATACCGATGTCAGCCTAGAAGGCACGCTGTTTAAAGCTACCCTTCACGAACAATTAAGCATGTTACATGTGTTATTACTTCAACCCACCCCAGCGCTGTCTCATTTAAATCGTTACCGCGAAATCGCTTATCAGTTACACAATAATTATTTTATATCGGATGCAGAATCGCAATTAGGTCGTTATTACAACCTCAATGGTGATCAAGCAAAATCATTACAGCATTATAGTGAAGCATTTCGTTTAGCCAACAACATAGACTACCCAGGAATTAAAGCTCATACACAGCTTAATCTCGCCCGGACCTACCGTGATTTAGAGCAATGGGGGGATGCACTAAAATATGCCCATAATGCTGCAGAGATATTTCAGACAATAGGTCAAGATGTCTACTTATCTGAAACATTGACCGTCATGGCAATGATTTACGCTGGCCAAGGTCAATGGAACAAAACCATCGATTATTATTTAAATGTCCAGCAAGTCAATGAACGGATGGACAACAAAATAGCAATAGGGCTCACATACCATAATTTAGGTGAAGCTTATTTCAAATTGAATAATATCCAAGCTGCATTGAATGTAATGCAACGTGCTAATGATATATTTAGAGAACGTAAAGTAGAACATTACTTAGTTCATAACGAACTACTGTTTGCTGAAATAACGGCTAGCGAAGGCATGTGGGATAAGACTATTGAACATGCAAAAAAAGCTATTAAGCTAGCTAAAAAGAAACAGTTAACAGAAGTACAAACTGAGGCGTTAGGCTACTTATCCACCGCTTATCGCAAAATCAACAATCTTAATGCGGCACTTGAGACTGTCGATGCCATAGTTGAATTAATCAATAATTCACAAGATAAAACCGATCAAACTAATGATTTTTCAGAACTCACTGAACAAAAATTAAAATTCGAACTGGGTCTATTACATAATAAACTGGAACAGAAAACGGCTAAAAATAAATACAATCAGTTTATCATTTTAGTGTTAATTATTATTTTTAGTATTGCGATAATATTATTGATTTTTATCTACAGAAAATTTCAACAGCGAAATATTTTGTACCTCAATGCGCAACGTCTAAATACCATAGACCCTATGACACAAGCTCAAGGTTACCGCGCATTTATTCAGCGGATCAACACACTAAAAAATAATGAACCTAAAACGTTAGCATTAGTGAATATCAATGAATTAAATAATATTGATATTCAACTTGGACTTACTGAGTCAGTTACATTAATGCAACATTTCAATGACCAATTTAGTCAGCACCTAGACACTGAAGTTTTTACAATACGTTCAGGGGTGATTGGGTGTTATTTTGATAAACACTATGACGCAGATATCATTTTAAATGCGGTAATAGAGAGCCTTAAACAATTAAAAGCGACGCAATTTACGATTCCAAACTTTGCCCTAAAATCAGCAGAACTGCATGCCAGTATTGGTCATATAAGTTTACCTTTACTTGCTAACCCCGATGTTAGTATTAGTGCCGAATTAAAATTTGAAACATTGCAATATGCCCTTGCCGCAGCAATGGAAATAACAGAACAACCGGCTTATGTTTCACTTCGACCACTTAACTTTGCGCCTGCAGCTATTTTTATGCGACCACTTTATTTAAATCTAACTCAGGCACTTAGTCGAGGCATTATTCGTGCAGAAAGTAATCGCAATACCCATGATATCAACTGGCCGAAGAACTAA
- a CDS encoding porin: MMNVFCKTLLASAMAASLVSSAYAADPLQVYGKLNVTAQSNDVNDETETTIQSNASRFGVTGEFELSKSLEAFYTIEYEVNTGDDDKENFLARNQFVGLKGNFGAVSVGRNDTILKVSQGKVDQFNDLSGDVKNMFKGENRMAQTATYYTPMFGDFQAGVTYVASGDSDQVVGDNSSGEDGVSMAVMYGDAGLKSTPIYAAIAYDSKVKGYDTARATVQGKVAGLVIGGMYQQQEALDSGVTDNGFLFSTAYDINDVTLKAQYVDMENKGDSWSVGADYKLGKPTKLFAFYTANSFDSNDQDDSYVGIGIEHKF, translated from the coding sequence ATGATGAATGTTTTTTGTAAAACTCTACTAGCCTCTGCAATGGCAGCCTCTTTAGTATCAAGTGCTTATGCGGCAGATCCTCTACAAGTTTATGGAAAATTAAATGTTACAGCACAGTCTAATGATGTTAATGATGAAACTGAAACAACCATTCAAAGTAATGCATCACGTTTTGGTGTAACCGGTGAGTTTGAGTTAAGCAAATCATTAGAAGCTTTCTACACCATCGAATACGAAGTTAATACTGGTGATGATGACAAAGAAAACTTTTTAGCTCGTAACCAATTTGTTGGTTTAAAAGGTAACTTCGGTGCCGTTTCTGTCGGTCGTAACGACACTATCCTTAAAGTATCTCAAGGCAAAGTTGATCAGTTTAACGATTTATCTGGTGACGTAAAAAACATGTTCAAAGGTGAAAACCGTATGGCGCAAACTGCGACATACTACACACCTATGTTTGGTGATTTTCAAGCGGGTGTCACTTATGTTGCATCAGGCGATTCAGACCAAGTTGTTGGTGACAATTCTAGTGGTGAAGATGGTGTGAGCATGGCTGTAATGTACGGTGATGCAGGTCTTAAAAGTACACCAATATATGCAGCGATTGCTTATGATTCAAAAGTAAAAGGTTATGACACTGCACGAGCAACGGTTCAAGGTAAAGTTGCTGGCTTAGTGATTGGTGGTATGTACCAGCAACAAGAAGCGCTAGATAGCGGTGTAACAGATAACGGTTTCTTATTCAGTACCGCTTACGACATCAATGATGTAACGCTAAAAGCTCAGTATGTCGACATGGAAAACAAAGGCGATTCATGGTCTGTAGGTGCTGACTATAAACTAGGTAAACCCACTAAACTATTTGCTTTTTACACGGCCAACTCGTTTGATTCAAATGACCAAGATGATAGCTATGTTGGTATTGGTATCGAACATAAGTTCTAA
- the rdgC gene encoding recombination-associated protein RdgC has translation MWFKNLTLYRFNKPFTTDTETLENALADFTFSPCSSQDISKFGFSNALGKKGQALVHSAENRHLICVTKEEKILPGQVIKEALDEKVAEIENLENRKVTKKEKDTIKDEITTTLLPRAFSRRSQTHALIMPELEMILVDSSSATKAEELLALLRKAIGSLPVIPLSYATPIESTLTQWLQAGEAPAPFEMQDEAELKSDSDEGGIVRFKQQVLQEDEVLAHIATGKQVHKLALHFGQSIAFLMQSDASIKRLKFAEEFRAGNDDVGTEDPLARLDADFSLMGGELVAFINAVNQAFGPLEQSV, from the coding sequence ATGTGGTTTAAAAATCTCACCCTGTACCGTTTCAATAAACCGTTTACAACAGATACCGAAACGTTAGAAAATGCCTTAGCTGATTTCACTTTCTCTCCTTGTTCAAGCCAAGACATAAGCAAGTTTGGTTTTTCTAATGCCCTGGGCAAAAAAGGCCAAGCATTAGTCCATAGCGCCGAAAACCGCCATCTAATTTGCGTCACGAAAGAAGAAAAAATTCTCCCAGGCCAAGTAATCAAAGAAGCCTTAGATGAAAAAGTGGCTGAGATTGAAAATCTGGAAAACCGCAAAGTCACTAAAAAAGAAAAAGACACTATTAAAGACGAAATTACTACCACCTTATTGCCACGGGCATTTTCTCGACGTAGCCAAACTCATGCACTCATCATGCCTGAGCTAGAAATGATTTTAGTTGATAGTTCTAGTGCGACTAAAGCAGAAGAGTTGCTAGCACTGCTTCGTAAAGCTATAGGTAGCTTACCGGTTATTCCGCTGAGCTATGCGACACCTATAGAGTCAACCTTAACGCAATGGCTACAAGCGGGTGAAGCGCCAGCACCATTTGAAATGCAAGATGAAGCCGAACTCAAATCTGACTCAGACGAAGGTGGAATCGTTCGCTTTAAGCAACAAGTTCTCCAAGAAGACGAAGTACTTGCCCACATAGCCACAGGCAAGCAAGTGCACAAATTAGCCTTACATTTTGGCCAATCTATTGCCTTTTTAATGCAGTCTGATGCCAGTATTAAACGCCTTAAGTTTGCTGAAGAGTTTCGAGCAGGCAATGATGACGTGGGTACAGAAGATCCATTAGCGCGTTTAGACGCTGACTTTTCTTTGATGGGCGGCGAATTAGTGGCTTTTATCAATGCAGTTAATCAAGCTTTTGGTCCTTTAGAACAGAGCGTCTAA
- the phoR gene encoding phosphate regulon sensor histidine kinase PhoR, whose amino-acid sequence MFISYSGYRLFFRLALLLVLFMLIGALFNQVVIVMLFGTIALLVWHYRQITRLNFWLWKDKKLTPPQGRGSWEGVFNGIYRLQGKNRRRVGQLATLLARFRQGAEALPDAAVVLDAEHNILWCNKLAQLILGFVWPQDNGQRIDNLIRHPDFSIYLKKAKYNEPLEIPSPVSDKRLLEIRVMSYGDRQLLLIARDVTRIHQLEGMRKDFVANVSHELKTPLTVLQGYLEIMQTMEDADSPNHKPLSLMQQQTTRMQSMVEQLLALSRIEDAVDIDLSQTVNMALMIDILKEEAKALAGTDYTLVFNCEPGLNTHGNELQLRSACSNLISNAIRYTTPGGTISVNWQSVATGALFSVTDTGVGIAPQHINRLTERFYRVDNARSSKTGGSGLGLAIVKHALNHHHSELKVTSEYGKGSIFSFIVPSHLLVRQ is encoded by the coding sequence ATGTTTATCTCGTATTCTGGATATCGTTTATTTTTCCGGTTAGCTTTATTGCTTGTTTTATTTATGCTTATTGGCGCTTTGTTCAATCAAGTCGTTATCGTTATGTTATTTGGAACAATTGCATTACTTGTGTGGCATTATCGCCAAATTACTCGTTTAAACTTCTGGTTATGGAAAGATAAAAAACTTACCCCTCCGCAAGGGCGTGGCAGTTGGGAAGGAGTGTTTAATGGCATATATCGTCTGCAGGGGAAAAATCGTCGAAGAGTAGGCCAATTAGCTACTTTATTAGCCCGTTTTCGTCAAGGCGCAGAGGCACTACCCGATGCGGCAGTAGTGCTTGATGCTGAGCACAATATATTATGGTGTAATAAACTTGCTCAGTTAATATTAGGCTTTGTTTGGCCCCAGGATAATGGCCAGAGAATTGATAATCTAATCCGTCACCCAGATTTTTCAATCTATTTAAAAAAAGCTAAATATAACGAACCACTAGAAATCCCTTCCCCCGTTTCTGATAAGCGTTTACTTGAAATTCGAGTCATGAGTTATGGTGATCGTCAATTACTGTTAATCGCTCGCGATGTCACCCGCATTCATCAATTAGAAGGTATGCGTAAAGATTTCGTCGCTAACGTTTCTCATGAACTTAAAACGCCGCTAACGGTATTGCAGGGTTATTTAGAAATTATGCAAACCATGGAAGACGCAGATTCACCAAACCATAAGCCATTGTCATTGATGCAGCAACAGACGACTCGAATGCAGTCGATGGTTGAGCAATTGTTAGCCCTGTCGCGCATTGAGGATGCTGTCGATATTGATTTATCGCAAACAGTGAATATGGCGTTAATGATCGATATTCTTAAAGAAGAAGCCAAAGCACTTGCTGGCACCGACTATACATTAGTGTTTAACTGCGAACCGGGTTTGAATACCCATGGCAATGAACTGCAGTTACGCAGTGCCTGCTCCAACTTGATTTCAAATGCAATACGTTATACCACTCCAGGTGGAACGATTTCGGTTAATTGGCAAAGTGTTGCAACCGGAGCGTTGTTTTCGGTGACCGATACTGGGGTGGGTATCGCACCACAACATATCAACCGCTTAACTGAACGTTTTTATCGAGTCGATAATGCGCGTTCAAGTAAAACTGGCGGCAGTGGTTTAGGGTTAGCGATAGTAAAACATGCTTTAAACCATCATCACAGTGAGCTTAAGGTAACGAGTGAGTATGGCAAAGGCAGTATCTTTAGCTTTATCGTTCCATCGCATTTACTCGTGCGGCAATAG